The nucleotide sequence CTTCAGCACTGGTTTGCTCAACGGCCGTGAGCAGGTGTCGACCGGCCTTAATCGCGCCGTCGAATTCGACCAGTATCCCGCGGACCTGTTGAATTCCGTGGTGGTCTACAAGACCGCCGAAGCCGACCTCATCGGCCAAGGTCTCGCCGGCACCATTGATCTGCAGACCATTCGTCCGCTCAGCCGCACGGGACGCGTCGTCGCCATGAACGGCTATTACGAGTGGAACCAACTGGGCGAGCTCACCCCCGGCGTGAGCTCCACGGGCAATCGTTTCAGTGTCTCCTACATCGACCAGAATGATGACGGCACCCTCGGCGTGGCCGTCGGTCTTTCGCACTCCAGCAAGCCCTTTGCCGGCGAACAATTTCAAGCCTGGGGATACCCGACGGATGGCGACGGAAACTTCGGCCTCGGTGGCACCAAGTCCTACGTCCGCAACAGCGTGCTCGATCGCGACGGCATCATGGCCACCATCGAATACCAACCGAGTGACAACCTGCACATGTCCTTCGATGTGTTCGCCTCCAAGTTCGAAGAACGGCAGATGCTGCGCGGCATGGAGATTCCTTTGATTTGGAGCGGAGCAGCCATTCAGGGAGATCCGACCATTGTAGACGGACTGGCGACCGACCTGACGATGACCAACGTCCAACCCGTCGTGCGGAACGATGCCTTTAATCGCGAGGCTGATCCCATCGCGATCGGCTGGAATCTCGTGCTCGGCGAGGAATCCGCCTGGCCCGTGACGTTTGACGCCAGCTACTCCCGCGTGACCCGCGATGACTTGAACATCGAAACCTGGTCGGGTCTCGGCCTCCGCGGCGATGCCGCCAACCCCGACACCATGCGCATCCAGCTGGCGCCGGGGCAGTTGCCGGTGATCACGCCGTCGCTCGACTATGCCGATGGTTCGGTGCTCAAGCTGAGCGATCCGCAAGGGTGGGGGCCCGACACGTTGCCGGGCAATGGCATGTATGGTTACTTGAAGGGCTTCCAATCCAAGGACGAGCTCGGCCAGTTGCAGCTCTCCACCGCACACGAGTTGGACGGTTTCTTCACCAATGTGGAAATCGGCACCAGCTACACCGATCGCTACAAGCGCGACGGGGAAAATCCCTCCGGCTACCTGCACACGCCCAATGGTGAGCTGACGCTGGCGCTGCCTCCCCAAATCGGCACCACCGACATGAGCTTCCTCGGCATGGGTGAAATCTACGCCTACGATCCGCTCAAATCCTACGACAACGGGGTGTGGGGATTCAGCCCGAACACCGACACCGGCATCGTGGCCAACCGCTTCCAGATTCGGGAAAAGGTCTCCCAATTCTACACCGAGGGCGACTTCGAGCGGCGACTTGGCGACGTCAACATGACGGGCAACATCGGCGTGCGCTTGATTCACACCAAACAGAATTCCGAAGGACGTTCCGCCAACGGCAACACCCTCAACGAAGTCAGCGACGGCGACTCCTACACAGACGTGTCCCCAAGCCTGAATCTTAACTTCGATTTCGGCAACGATCTCTACCTGCGTTTCAGCGCCGCCCGTCAGATTGCCCGCCCGCGTATGTATGACATGCGCGCCTCCCGCAGCTGGGGGTTTGATGGCTCCAAGGTCGACTCCAACGACCCCAGCCAGAGCCCATGGAGCGGCGGCGGAGGCAACTCCCAACTCCGTCCCTGGAAATCTGATTCCATCGATCTTTCGCTGGAAAAATACTTCAGCCAGAGCCGCGGCTATGTCGCGATTGCGGCCTTTAACAAAGACCTCAAGAACTACATCTATGAGCAGCAGGACGTCGCCGATTTCTCCAGCTACCCGATCCCCGGCGGCGTGCAGCCGACGCTGAGCTACGGCCTCATTTCCCAGCCGGTGAATGGCGAGGGCGGTAACGTTCGCGGTCTGGAATTCACGCTCTCGCTTGCCTCGGAAATGATCAATCCCGACTTCAAAGGCTTCGGCATTGTGCTCGGTGGGGCCTATACCGACAGCAGCGTGCAGCCCTGGGGGCCCGATGGTGGCGACGCGCCGATCGCGGGTCTCTCCCGCAAAGTCACGAACACCACGGTCTACTACGAACGCGGTGGATTCGCCGTGCGACTCAGCCACCGTTACCGGTCCGAAAACCGTCAATACATCACGACCTTCGGACCGCCCAATCCGGGTGGGGATGTGAACCCGAACGGCGGCTTCTCCGTCGCCCAACCGGAGTCGGTGCTCGATGCTCAATTGAGTTACACGCTGCAAGACGGCCCCGCCGAAGGTCTTTCGGTTTTCCTTCAGGCCTACAACCTGAGCAACGAACCGTTGGTCACCTACAACAACGACGACCCCCGTCAGGTCATCAACTACCAGACCTACGGCGCCTCCTACTCGCTGGGCTTTGCGTATCGTTTTTGAGCCCACTTTGAGGTCCCACAACGCCTCATGAACCCGCCCCCTGTCGCGGGAGTCGGCGCCTTAGCGGTGCCGCCTCGCGGCAGGCCGGCGCGGTCCGACCCCTGCGTGGACCGGGTCCGCCACCCTCACCGCAATCATGCGGTTTCTCCCCGGACCGTCGGGGCGTTTCCCTTCCTTTTCTCCTGTTTCATTTCGTCTACCTGCCCGTGAACTCCCTTCGCCCCAACTGGCTGCGTTGCCGCTCCTCCGGCGTGCTGGCACCGATCTCTGCCCTGCCGGGCGATTTTGGTATTGGTAACCTCGGGACCGGGGCTCGTCGCTTCATCGATTTTCTCGCCGACACGGGATTTCAACATTGGCAGATTTGCCCGGCCGGCCCGACCGGTTTCGGAGACTCGCCCTATCAATCGTTTTCCAGCTTCGCGGGCAACGCCTACTTCATCGACCTCGCGCCGCTGTTGGCAGAGGGCCTGCTGACCGAAGACGACGTGGCGCCTCTGCGGGCGTTGCCAACCAGCGTCACCGACTACGGGGAACTTTATCGGTTGTTTTGGCCGGTGCTCAGTCGTGCGCATGAGCGCTTCGTGAATCTCGGTCCCGACGCCCCGTGGGGTGGTGCCGGCGCTTTGGAAGCGTTCACTCAAAAACACGCGACGTGGTTGCCATCCTATGTCGCGTTCATGGCGTTGAAGGATCACTTCGGCGGCCACGCTTGGCCGATGTGGCCCGTGCAATGGCGCGACTGGCGACCGGGGATCGAGCAGGAACTGCCCGAGACTGCGGCGGCGGACGCGGCGCGGCACGGTTTCTATCAATTTCTATTTTACCGGCAGTGGGCGGACCTGCGTGAACACGCGGTCGATCGCGGCGTCGCCATCATCGGCGATGTGCCGATATTTGTGGCCTTGGACAGCGCCGACACCTGGCGTTGGCGAGACGTTTTTCGTCTCGATGCTGCAGGCCGCCCCGCCGCAATTGCCGGCGTGCCGCCGGACTATTTTTCCGATCGCGGCCAGTGCTGGGGTAATCCGCTCTACGACTGGGAGCATCTGGCCGCCACCGACT is from Synoicihabitans lomoniglobus and encodes:
- a CDS encoding TonB-dependent receptor; protein product: MNTHLTPKFALALALSLGSGATGFSQTNAAAASDDDGDIVVLEAFQVTGGFAGSLAAAAEVKQKQAIIAEVISAEDIGKLPDISIADALTRLTGLTTQRTNGRSQAISIRGLSGDFSTGLLNGREQVSTGLNRAVEFDQYPADLLNSVVVYKTAEADLIGQGLAGTIDLQTIRPLSRTGRVVAMNGYYEWNQLGELTPGVSSTGNRFSVSYIDQNDDGTLGVAVGLSHSSKPFAGEQFQAWGYPTDGDGNFGLGGTKSYVRNSVLDRDGIMATIEYQPSDNLHMSFDVFASKFEERQMLRGMEIPLIWSGAAIQGDPTIVDGLATDLTMTNVQPVVRNDAFNREADPIAIGWNLVLGEESAWPVTFDASYSRVTRDDLNIETWSGLGLRGDAANPDTMRIQLAPGQLPVITPSLDYADGSVLKLSDPQGWGPDTLPGNGMYGYLKGFQSKDELGQLQLSTAHELDGFFTNVEIGTSYTDRYKRDGENPSGYLHTPNGELTLALPPQIGTTDMSFLGMGEIYAYDPLKSYDNGVWGFSPNTDTGIVANRFQIREKVSQFYTEGDFERRLGDVNMTGNIGVRLIHTKQNSEGRSANGNTLNEVSDGDSYTDVSPSLNLNFDFGNDLYLRFSAARQIARPRMYDMRASRSWGFDGSKVDSNDPSQSPWSGGGGNSQLRPWKSDSIDLSLEKYFSQSRGYVAIAAFNKDLKNYIYEQQDVADFSSYPIPGGVQPTLSYGLISQPVNGEGGNVRGLEFTLSLASEMINPDFKGFGIVLGGAYTDSSVQPWGPDGGDAPIAGLSRKVTNTTVYYERGGFAVRLSHRYRSENRQYITTFGPPNPGGDVNPNGGFSVAQPESVLDAQLSYTLQDGPAEGLSVFLQAYNLSNEPLVTYNNDDPRQVINYQTYGASYSLGFAYRF
- the malQ gene encoding 4-alpha-glucanotransferase translates to MNSLRPNWLRCRSSGVLAPISALPGDFGIGNLGTGARRFIDFLADTGFQHWQICPAGPTGFGDSPYQSFSSFAGNAYFIDLAPLLAEGLLTEDDVAPLRALPTSVTDYGELYRLFWPVLSRAHERFVNLGPDAPWGGAGALEAFTQKHATWLPSYVAFMALKDHFGGHAWPMWPVQWRDWRPGIEQELPETAAADAARHGFYQFLFYRQWADLREHAVDRGVAIIGDVPIFVALDSADTWRWRDVFRLDAAGRPAAIAGVPPDYFSDRGQCWGNPLYDWEHLAATDYAWWIERLRSAFAQCDIVRLDHFRGFHTFWEIPAEALDARRGTWCRGPGLALFDAIAAALPSARLIAEDLGYINAGVAALRQAAGLPGMKILQFGYGHDDNNVNLPHFYPPESVVYTGTHDNDTTRGWLRRLDAETREVLRDYYGISEPDTAWPFIRAAFASVARLAVVPLQDLLDLDSEARMNQPGTTEGNWRWRFTTADLDALNARRGETLRRWHRMFDRTGDPRQRDYSAPPGELPHDAVAMAAPLNSTPTTLS